The stretch of DNA TTTGTCAATACGTTCGGCAGGGGAGGGAGGTTTGAGATGAGGCGGACGGGGTGAAATTTTGCCGCTTGGCATGGCAAAAAGGTCTCTGATTTCGTATCATTATCATTGTCAGGTTTGACAGTCCGCCTGACGGGGATATTTGCAAATGCCATACGGCAAAGAAGAAATAGAGAGTCAACTGCGTTTGGGCGAGGACAGCCGATGGGAATTCAAGCAGATTGTGTTTGTCGGCGATGAGCCTAAAGGCCCCGGTCGTAATGATCTGGCCGATGAGATGGCGGCGTTTGCCAATGCCGGCGGAGGGGTTTTGCTCTGTAGCGTTTCCGATGAGGGAATACCGCAAACCATGTCCGGCAAGCAACTGGCCGGACTGGATAAATTTCTTGTGGAAACAGCCACCGATACTGTTAAGCCGCCCGTGCGTATAGAGACTCATCACAGAGAGCTGACCGACAATGTAAAAGTTTTAGTGGTTGATATCCCGAAGGGTGATTTTCTGCACCAAAGTCCCGGCGGCGCTTTCATTAGAGTGGGCAACAGCAAACGGAGGATGACAAGCGATGAGAGTCTGCGCCTCGCGCAAAGGCGCAGTCAGGCGCGATACCTGTGGTTTGACAAGCAGCCGTTGCCTGACACCGGATTCAAAACTTTGGATGAATCACTCTGGAAACCGTTGCTCAGCGCGGCGGGCGCGGCGGACCCCAAGGCGGCCCTTGAGAAACTGGCCCTTCTGTCAACCGATGATGCGGGAGTTTTAAGGGCAACGGTCGCCGGGGTCTTGTTATGCACACAGTCGCCGGAACAGTATCTTCCCAATGCCTGCATTACGGCCACCTGCTACAGGGGAACAGACAGGGCTTCCGGTCAGGCGGACGCGCAGGAGATTACCGGTCCGCTTGACCGGCAGATTGTCGGCGCAATGGCTTTTGCGTTGCGTAACATGCGCGTATCGGCTGATAAAACGCCCGCACGGGAGGATGTGCCGCAATACAGTGACAAGGCGCTGTTTGAGGCGCTGGTGAATGCGGTGGTTCATCGTGATTATCAAATTCGCGGGAGCAAAATCAGGCTTTCAATGTTCACTGACCGTGTTGAGATACGGTCGCCCGGCGCGTTGCCCAACAACTTGACGCTGGACAGCATGTCCGAGAGGC from Candidatus Dadabacteria bacterium encodes:
- a CDS encoding putative DNA binding domain-containing protein codes for the protein MPYGKEEIESQLRLGEDSRWEFKQIVFVGDEPKGPGRNDLADEMAAFANAGGGVLLCSVSDEGIPQTMSGKQLAGLDKFLVETATDTVKPPVRIETHHRELTDNVKVLVVDIPKGDFLHQSPGGAFIRVGNSKRRMTSDESLRLAQRRSQARYLWFDKQPLPDTGFKTLDESLWKPLLSAAGAADPKAALEKLALLSTDDAGVLRATVAGVLLCTQSPEQYLPNACITATCYRGTDRASGQADAQEITGPLDRQIVGAMAFALRNMRVSADKTPAREDVPQYSDKALFEALVNAVVHRDYQIRGSKIRLSMFTDRVEIRSPGALPNNLTLDSMSERQSTRNEALASVLGRMPVKGIQGSGERQYFMERRGDGVPTIKRETRELSGADPEYQSIDGSEISLTIPAAPQERNAARTTVTVRIGDLPLHGVELLLLFPNKIWKQAATDAAGVAAVDLHTTNLPMTVFAAAPGYAAYVERNWVPGAGALTIEMKELPGGGSDIFPEATGHLPGLKGRLNPIRDTHDRTYLYASNIAVNEGQQQPVSFFPGEEIGVIDADGYELAVKIVDIVGRSALVEYVNPNFGTKS